In Wenyingzhuangia fucanilytica, the following are encoded in one genomic region:
- the rsgA gene encoding ribosome small subunit-dependent GTPase A: protein MNGIVTKSTGSWYSVRTEDGEVHQCRIPGKFRMKGIKSTNPIAVGDEVSFELEPKKETGVVKEIHERRNFIVRKSVNLSKQTHIIASNIDIAFLIVTLHNPETTTTFIDRFLATAEAYSIKTILLFNKVDTHDEEMDEYREAFKYIYSSIGYKCIDVSATQKININLVKDLMKDHVSLFAGHSGVGKSTLVNALEPTLDLKTKEISEQHQQGQHTTTFAEMYPLSFGGYIIDTPGIRGFGVVDFDKYQVTDYFPELFALKSDCKFNNCLHLNEPKCAVKDALENGEISETRYESYLQLLSEDEEHYRQDTFK, encoded by the coding sequence TAGAATGAAGGGAATTAAAAGTACCAATCCCATTGCTGTTGGAGATGAGGTTTCTTTTGAATTAGAGCCTAAAAAAGAAACAGGAGTTGTTAAAGAAATTCACGAACGTAGAAATTTCATCGTTCGTAAATCTGTAAATTTATCTAAACAAACCCATATCATTGCATCTAATATTGATATTGCTTTTTTAATTGTAACCCTTCATAATCCAGAAACTACGACTACTTTTATTGATCGATTTTTAGCTACGGCAGAAGCCTATAGTATTAAAACTATTTTATTGTTTAATAAGGTTGATACGCATGACGAAGAAATGGATGAATATCGAGAAGCGTTTAAATATATTTATAGCAGTATTGGTTATAAGTGTATTGATGTTTCTGCTACCCAAAAAATAAATATCAATCTTGTTAAAGATTTAATGAAAGATCATGTGAGTTTGTTTGCAGGTCATTCTGGAGTAGGAAAATCTACCTTAGTAAACGCTTTAGAACCAACTTTAGATTTAAAAACAAAAGAAATTTCTGAACAACATCAGCAAGGGCAGCATACTACAACTTTTGCAGAAATGTATCCTTTGTCTTTTGGAGGCTATATTATAGATACTCCAGGAATTAGAGGTTTTGGTGTAGTAGATTTTGATAAATATCAGGTGACAGATTATTTTCCAGAATTATTTGCTTTAAAATCCGATTGTAAGTTTAACAATTGTTTGCATCTTAATGAACCAAAATGTGCTGTAAAAGATGCTTTGGAAAACGGAGAGATATCAGAAACTAGATATGAAAGTTATCTTCAATTATTAAGTGAAGACGAGGAACATTACAGACAAGATACTTTTAAGTAA
- the dtd gene encoding D-aminoacyl-tRNA deacylase gives MRVVIQRVSEASVTINQQKVAQIAKGLVVLVGIVPEDTQEDIEWLCQKIIKLRIFGDDKGLMNLSLIDVDGEIIVVSQFTLHALTKKGNRPSYIKAARPEVAIPLYESFKNRLKDLLQKEIQSGEFGADMKVALVNDGPVTIIMDSHNKE, from the coding sequence ATGAGAGTAGTTATTCAGCGAGTTAGTGAGGCATCCGTTACTATTAATCAACAAAAAGTAGCTCAAATAGCTAAAGGATTAGTAGTGTTGGTAGGAATTGTTCCCGAAGATACTCAAGAAGATATTGAGTGGCTTTGTCAAAAAATCATCAAATTAAGAATATTTGGAGATGATAAAGGTTTGATGAATCTATCTTTAATAGATGTTGATGGTGAGATAATCGTAGTAAGTCAGTTTACGTTACATGCTTTAACTAAAAAAGGAAATAGACCTAGTTATATTAAGGCAGCGAGACCAGAGGTAGCTATTCCTCTCTATGAAAGTTTTAAAAATCGTTTGAAAGATTTATTACAAAAAGAAATTCAGAGTGGTGAGTTTGGGGCGGATATGAAAGTTGCTTTGGTTAATGATGGACCTGTTACCATTATAATGGATTCGCACAATAAAGAATAG
- a CDS encoding putative porin, whose protein sequence is MKKYIFLWIAFINLLPIFSQENEIVETKIEIQKEQTSKDMPLDSIRNMYGGRYVDYKMITYDLDTIQIDTILSIQKYFAHNYTHQDDFEWLAFANQGQTFNKLGYDLINNQITPKLGVTAKQYNFYKTEDVNYYHVPTPTTVLNYRSGFTGQYLNTLFTTNFGKHNNVALNYKGLRSQGNYQRERTSHVNFSFIYSYFNPSKRYQFRTHIISQKLSNFENGGLTDSSVTEFKNDNPDFSVRSRVNVNLSSSESLFKSTRYYYEHELRILNSKDSLDQHLTNLKLGHHISYETSKYSFESEDTQYFDDNSNIYGTRTNDVTNDKTDFSETENQVYLKFNSPWILGNFKVFSSLYNFKQTYDNSLVVGSNIIPKSKTTSYTSAGANWNGKLKGIFLNTYAEQVISGGDFGSNLHINAGFKLKNNTLARAGIQLKTAAPNTNTMFYQSNFSNFNWNQSFENIVYRTVYGNIKTKWINADAYIHQIKNYTYYNSNSIASQNTETIDYLKIKVNNEFKFGKFRLNNTLMYQKLARGSAVFRVPEFVTRNTFYYENYFFKGKPLLAQIGVGFKYFTKYYANAFNPVLNEFYIQNDTKIGDYPTFDVFVNGEVRRTRIYFKVENITASLTGRNYFATPNNPARDLSIRLGLIWNFWN, encoded by the coding sequence ATGAAAAAATACATCTTCCTTTGGATAGCTTTTATAAATCTACTACCTATATTTTCTCAAGAAAATGAAATTGTAGAAACTAAAATAGAAATACAAAAAGAACAAACATCTAAGGATATGCCTTTAGATAGTATTAGAAACATGTATGGAGGTAGATATGTTGATTATAAAATGATTACCTATGATTTAGACACTATACAGATAGACACTATTTTAAGCATCCAGAAGTATTTTGCTCATAACTACACTCATCAAGATGATTTTGAATGGCTAGCGTTTGCCAATCAAGGGCAAACCTTTAATAAATTAGGTTATGATTTAATCAACAATCAAATCACCCCTAAACTTGGAGTTACAGCAAAACAATATAATTTTTATAAAACTGAAGATGTTAATTACTATCATGTTCCCACTCCTACTACAGTTTTAAACTATCGCTCTGGTTTTACAGGACAATATTTAAACACTTTGTTTACCACTAATTTTGGAAAGCACAATAATGTTGCACTTAACTATAAAGGATTAAGATCCCAAGGAAATTATCAACGAGAACGAACAAGCCATGTTAATTTTAGTTTTATTTACAGCTATTTTAACCCTAGTAAAAGATACCAGTTTAGAACACATATTATCTCTCAAAAATTAAGCAATTTTGAAAACGGAGGGTTAACTGATAGCTCTGTTACGGAGTTTAAAAATGACAATCCTGACTTTTCTGTAAGAAGTAGAGTAAATGTAAACTTATCAAGTTCTGAAAGTCTCTTTAAATCTACCAGATATTATTATGAACACGAGCTTAGAATTTTAAATTCAAAAGATAGTTTAGATCAACACTTAACCAATTTAAAATTAGGACACCATATTAGTTACGAAACCTCAAAATATAGTTTTGAGTCTGAAGACACCCAATATTTTGATGACAACTCTAATATTTACGGAACAAGAACTAATGATGTTACCAATGATAAAACCGACTTTTCTGAAACAGAAAACCAAGTCTATTTAAAATTTAACTCTCCATGGATTTTAGGAAACTTTAAAGTTTTTAGTAGCCTTTATAACTTTAAGCAAACCTATGATAACTCATTAGTAGTTGGGTCTAATATTATCCCAAAAAGCAAAACAACAAGTTATACTTCTGCCGGAGCTAATTGGAATGGAAAACTAAAAGGCATCTTTTTAAATACCTATGCAGAACAAGTTATTAGCGGAGGTGATTTTGGAAGTAACCTGCATATAAATGCTGGTTTTAAACTTAAAAACAATACTTTGGCCAGAGCTGGTATTCAGTTAAAAACTGCTGCTCCAAATACCAATACGATGTTCTATCAATCTAATTTCAGTAATTTTAATTGGAACCAAAGTTTCGAAAATATTGTGTACAGAACTGTATATGGAAATATTAAAACTAAATGGATTAATGCTGATGCTTATATCCATCAAATAAAAAATTACACTTATTATAACAGCAACAGTATTGCAAGTCAAAATACCGAAACAATTGACTATTTAAAAATAAAAGTAAATAACGAATTTAAATTCGGAAAGTTTAGGTTGAACAACACGCTTATGTATCAAAAATTAGCTCGTGGTAGTGCAGTTTTTAGAGTACCTGAATTTGTGACTAGAAACACTTTTTACTACGAAAATTATTTCTTTAAAGGGAAACCTTTATTAGCGCAAATAGGTGTTGGATTTAAATACTTTACCAAGTACTATGCAAATGCTTTTAACCCCGTATTAAACGAATTTTACATTCAAAATGACACAAAAATAGGTGATTACCCTACCTTTGATGTATTTGTAAATGGAGAAGTAAGACGTACTAGAATTTATTTTAAAGTAGAAAATATTACAGCTTCTTTAACAGGAAGAAATTACTTTGCTACTCCAAACAATCCTGCTAGAGACCTTTCTATTAGATTAGGATTAATTTGGAATTTTTGGAACTAA
- a CDS encoding ribonuclease HII encodes MGLKINYSGHFLEAGTDEAGRGCLSGPVVAAAVILPESFNHPLLNDSKKLTENQRKKLLPIIEKEAVSFGVSFVNQQEIDEINILQASITAMHRAIDKLSIKPDFIIVDGNKFRPYQDIPSETIVKGDGKYLSIAAASVLAKTYRDFYMEKIHEDFPAYNWKKNKGYPTKEHRRAILELGSCEHHRKSFKLLPDDQLSLF; translated from the coding sequence ATGGGATTAAAAATAAATTATTCAGGACATTTTTTAGAAGCAGGAACAGATGAGGCTGGTAGAGGTTGTTTGTCGGGGCCAGTGGTAGCTGCAGCAGTTATTTTACCAGAAAGTTTTAATCATCCTTTATTAAATGATTCTAAAAAGTTAACGGAAAATCAGCGAAAAAAATTGTTGCCCATTATAGAAAAAGAAGCAGTTTCTTTTGGCGTTTCTTTTGTAAATCAACAAGAGATTGATGAAATAAACATCCTTCAAGCATCTATTACAGCAATGCACAGGGCAATTGATAAATTGAGTATTAAACCCGATTTTATTATTGTTGATGGGAATAAGTTTAGACCCTATCAAGACATCCCTAGTGAAACTATTGTAAAAGGAGATGGTAAGTATTTATCTATAGCTGCAGCATCTGTGTTGGCAAAAACTTATAGAGATTTTTATATGGAAAAAATTCACGAAGATTTCCCTGCATATAACTGGAAGAAAAACAAAGGATATCCAACAAAAGAACATAGAAGAGCTATTTTAGAGTTGGGTAGTTGTGAGCATCATAGAAAGTCTTTTAAATTGTTGCCAGATGATCAGTTGAGTTTGTTTTAA
- the lipB gene encoding lipoyl(octanoyl) transferase LipB, translated as MKNKLVTYQNIGKKGYKETWDYQDQLFQEIIQSKMDNRKNNTEKPTKNYFLFVEHPHVYTLGKSGDISNLLLNEKQLEAKGATFYKSNRGGDITYHGPGQIVGYPIIDLDNFFTDIHKYLRFLEEAVILTLAEYGIKSERSSGETGVWLDVGTPFARKICAMGVRSSRWVTMHGFALNVNVDLGYFDNIIPCGIKGKAVTSMEAELGRKLDIKEIQEKILHHLGQLFEWELIES; from the coding sequence ATGAAAAACAAGCTCGTTACATACCAAAACATTGGTAAAAAAGGATATAAAGAAACTTGGGACTATCAAGACCAATTGTTTCAAGAAATTATCCAATCTAAAATGGATAATCGTAAAAACAACACAGAAAAACCTACCAAAAATTACTTCTTGTTTGTAGAGCATCCACATGTCTACACCCTTGGTAAAAGTGGAGATATTTCTAACTTATTGCTAAACGAAAAACAATTAGAAGCCAAAGGAGCTACTTTTTATAAAAGCAATAGAGGTGGCGACATTACTTACCACGGACCAGGACAAATTGTTGGCTACCCTATTATAGATTTAGATAATTTTTTTACAGATATCCATAAATACTTACGTTTTTTAGAAGAAGCTGTTATTTTAACATTAGCAGAATACGGAATAAAATCTGAAAGAAGTTCTGGAGAAACTGGAGTTTGGTTAGATGTTGGAACTCCATTTGCTAGAAAAATTTGCGCCATGGGTGTTCGTAGTAGCCGTTGGGTGACCATGCATGGATTTGCCTTAAACGTTAATGTAGATTTAGGATATTTTGACAATATTATTCCTTGTGGAATCAAAGGAAAAGCTGTGACTTCTATGGAAGCAGAACTAGGAAGAAAACTAGATATTAAAGAAATTCAAGAAAAAATATTACATCACCTTGGTCAACTTTTTGAATGGGAATTAATTGAGTCTTAA
- the gldA gene encoding gliding motility-associated ABC transporter ATP-binding subunit GldA: MSIKVVDVSKQYGEQIAVNGLDFEINKGEIVGFLGPNGAGKSTLMKMLTGYIKPTKGALFINDIPVIYNQKKTNKHIGYLPEHNPLYKDMFVKEYLRFVAQIHEVDKNEIDKVISRTGLTAEASKKIHQLSKGYQQRVGLAAALIHNPDVLILDEPTTGLDPNQILEIRALIKEIGKEKTVLFSTHIMQEVEAVCDRVIIINKGNLRVDEKLSTLKAGQQQIIQVTFDFKIEEQFVKQISNLVSWVNYHDNEWELTFDTQKDQRAAIFDFAQTQGLKILQMNTKNKTLETLFKEVTA, translated from the coding sequence ATGTCTATTAAGGTTGTTGATGTTTCTAAACAATACGGTGAACAAATTGCAGTAAATGGTTTAGATTTTGAAATTAACAAAGGAGAAATAGTTGGTTTTTTAGGGCCAAATGGTGCAGGGAAATCTACTTTGATGAAAATGTTAACAGGTTATATAAAGCCTACCAAGGGAGCATTATTTATTAATGATATTCCTGTGATTTATAATCAGAAAAAAACAAATAAACATATTGGGTATTTGCCAGAGCACAATCCTTTGTATAAAGATATGTTTGTAAAGGAGTATTTAAGATTTGTCGCTCAAATTCATGAAGTTGATAAAAATGAAATTGATAAAGTGATTTCTAGAACAGGTTTGACAGCCGAAGCATCAAAAAAAATACATCAACTTTCAAAGGGATATCAACAAAGAGTTGGATTGGCTGCTGCTTTAATTCACAATCCAGATGTGTTGATTTTAGATGAGCCTACCACAGGTTTAGATCCTAATCAAATTTTAGAAATAAGAGCTTTGATTAAAGAAATTGGAAAAGAAAAAACAGTATTGTTTTCCACGCATATTATGCAAGAAGTAGAGGCAGTTTGCGATAGAGTTATCATCATTAATAAAGGAAATTTAAGGGTAGATGAAAAACTATCAACTCTAAAAGCTGGTCAACAACAAATTATACAGGTTACTTTTGATTTTAAAATTGAAGAACAATTTGTGAAACAAATTTCAAATTTAGTTTCTTGGGTAAATTATCACGATAATGAATGGGAGTTAACTTTTGATACCCAAAAAGATCAACGTGCTGCCATTTTTGATTTTGCTCAAACCCAAGGATTAAAAATTTTACAAATGAATACCAAAAACAAAACTTTAGAAACTTTGTTTAAAGAAGTAACAGCGTAG
- a CDS encoding DUF4870 domain-containing protein, producing MDTRTEKVLAMILHLSAFLSGVFPIVIPLIIWLLKKDESQFINEHGKSALNFQLTMLIIGAGAIVFTLFTFGLGAFILIPLAIILGLFSLIFVIIATINASGGLLYKYPISIELIK from the coding sequence ATGGATACTCGTACAGAAAAAGTTTTAGCAATGATTTTACACTTATCAGCTTTTTTAAGTGGCGTTTTTCCAATCGTAATTCCATTAATTATATGGTTATTAAAAAAAGATGAAAGCCAATTTATAAATGAGCATGGAAAATCAGCATTAAACTTTCAACTTACCATGTTAATTATTGGTGCTGGAGCAATCGTTTTTACTTTATTTACTTTTGGTTTAGGAGCTTTTATACTAATCCCCCTAGCCATTATACTAGGTTTGTTTTCTTTAATTTTTGTGATTATCGCAACTATTAATGCTAGCGGAGGGTTATTATATAAATACCCGATTAGCATAGAATTGATTAAATAA
- a CDS encoding DUF4442 domain-containing protein: protein MKLTVKQFNRFILYKLPSAYLCGVRLLTLNDSTAVAKVKFKWINQNPFKSIYFAVLAMAAELSTGTLILKQTQENKHKFSTLVVGMNAQFLKKAVGEIRFTCTGGDDIKEHIHTAIKTQEGVAFTLESIGVDESGDEVAKFEFYWSIKIKA, encoded by the coding sequence ATGAAACTTACTGTAAAACAATTTAACAGGTTTATTTTATACAAGCTACCATCTGCTTATTTGTGTGGTGTAAGGTTGTTAACGTTAAATGATAGTACTGCTGTGGCTAAAGTAAAATTTAAGTGGATTAATCAAAATCCATTTAAATCTATTTATTTTGCAGTCTTGGCAATGGCTGCAGAGCTATCTACAGGGACTTTAATACTAAAACAAACTCAAGAAAATAAGCATAAATTCTCTACTTTGGTTGTAGGGATGAATGCTCAGTTTTTGAAAAAAGCTGTGGGCGAAATTCGTTTTACCTGTACTGGAGGAGATGATATTAAAGAACACATACATACCGCTATAAAAACCCAAGAAGGAGTAGCCTTTACTTTAGAGAGTATTGGCGTTGATGAAAGTGGTGATGAAGTAGCTAAGTTTGAGTTTTATTGGAGTATAAAAATTAAAGCCTAG
- a CDS encoding DUF4369 domain-containing protein produces MKKIISLIAIATFFISCSKQNNANFNIHGKITGLKKGTIFLEKLDLNGSQVLDSVYIDDAQEVFSFSENIKEADMFAISLDKSLTRRILFFGEPGTIDIETDLNKFISKAKITGSKQQDLLMEHDSYTKEIQFQNLDLIKEKFEAQKNGELDKVDDINNKYNHNLKRIYLFSANYAINNSSNVIAAYIAVTRMDNAAPKLKKQIYDALTPEVKESKYGLLLKEELDARL; encoded by the coding sequence ATGAAAAAAATTATTTCTTTAATAGCTATAGCTACATTCTTTATTAGCTGCTCTAAACAAAACAATGCCAACTTTAATATACACGGTAAAATAACCGGTTTAAAAAAAGGAACTATTTTCTTAGAAAAGCTAGATTTAAACGGAAGCCAAGTACTAGACTCAGTATATATTGATGATGCTCAAGAAGTTTTTTCGTTTTCTGAAAACATTAAAGAAGCTGATATGTTTGCAATATCGCTAGACAAATCTTTAACGAGAAGGATTTTATTCTTTGGGGAACCTGGAACTATCGATATTGAAACTGATTTAAATAAATTTATCTCAAAAGCAAAAATCACAGGTTCTAAGCAACAAGATTTATTAATGGAACATGATAGTTATACCAAAGAAATTCAGTTCCAAAACCTAGACCTTATTAAAGAAAAGTTTGAAGCTCAAAAAAATGGAGAGTTAGACAAGGTTGATGATATCAACAACAAATACAATCATAATTTAAAACGTATATATTTATTTTCTGCCAACTACGCTATCAACAATAGTAGCAATGTAATTGCTGCTTATATAGCCGTTACTAGAATGGACAATGCTGCTCCAAAGTTAAAAAAACAAATATATGATGCTTTAACTCCTGAGGTTAAAGAAAGTAAATATGGATTACTTTTAAAAGAAGAACTAGACGCTAGGCTTTAA
- a CDS encoding solute:sodium symporter family transporter yields MILSIASFLGFTLLVALIAWLATRKNVNSSDGYFLGGRSLTGPVIAGSLLLTNLSTEQIVGLNGAAFEEGVVVMAWETLAAIAMVLTAMFLLPRYLKGGITTVPQFLENRYDKMTKTWVSGLFLSGYVVVLLPIVLYSGALAVNTMFDVPTALGLVIPENVASTLSPAELLDLQREYDFLALWPTVISIAFIGVIYAVFGGLKAVAVSDSINAIGLLIGGLAIPLFGLMAIGDGSALAGVDNLITEFPGKFNAIGSPEASVPFATIFTGLMLVQMFYWGTNQAIIQRALGAKNLAEGQKGLLIASFLKILGPLMLVLPGIIAFYMSQHPESFDFFAGGNSIYKDQAYPLLVKQVLPAGMVGFFAAVLFGAILSSFNGALNSSVTIFGLDIYKAHINTEASEAKVVKMGQTFGVFLAIGGVCIAPFLIYAKGGLFNYLQEINGCYSIPIFTIIVVGYITKRVPALAAKVGLVSGVVLYTISQFILKPMVVESGGTYPHFLHVMAILFVLNIVIMLIIGKLRPRDTDFIQEYTEQVDITPWKYLKQVSTAVVIIVVLTYMYFSPLADFLK; encoded by the coding sequence ATGATTTTATCAATAGCATCATTTTTGGGCTTTACCCTATTAGTAGCCCTTATTGCATGGCTTGCAACAAGAAAAAATGTTAACTCTTCTGATGGATATTTTTTAGGAGGTAGAAGTTTAACAGGACCCGTAATTGCAGGATCATTATTATTAACAAACTTGTCTACAGAGCAAATTGTAGGACTAAATGGAGCAGCTTTTGAAGAAGGAGTTGTTGTAATGGCTTGGGAAACTTTAGCCGCTATCGCGATGGTTCTTACCGCTATGTTCTTGTTACCTAGATACTTAAAAGGAGGAATCACAACAGTACCTCAATTTTTAGAAAACAGGTATGATAAAATGACTAAAACTTGGGTTTCTGGATTGTTCTTAAGTGGATATGTAGTTGTTTTATTACCAATTGTATTATACTCTGGAGCATTGGCTGTAAACACAATGTTTGATGTCCCTACCGCTTTAGGTTTAGTTATTCCAGAAAATGTAGCTAGTACTTTAAGCCCCGCTGAATTATTAGATTTACAAAGAGAATATGACTTTTTAGCTTTATGGCCTACTGTTATCTCAATTGCATTTATTGGTGTTATATATGCTGTATTTGGTGGGTTAAAAGCTGTTGCTGTTTCTGACTCTATTAACGCCATTGGTTTATTAATTGGTGGATTGGCTATTCCTTTATTTGGATTAATGGCTATTGGAGATGGTTCTGCATTAGCAGGAGTAGATAATTTAATTACAGAATTCCCAGGAAAATTTAATGCCATCGGAAGTCCAGAAGCGTCTGTTCCTTTTGCAACCATATTTACAGGTTTAATGTTGGTACAAATGTTCTATTGGGGAACAAACCAAGCTATTATTCAAAGAGCTTTGGGTGCTAAAAACTTAGCCGAAGGTCAAAAAGGATTATTAATTGCTTCTTTCTTAAAAATATTAGGACCTTTAATGTTAGTCCTACCTGGAATCATTGCTTTTTACATGTCTCAACATCCAGAATCTTTTGACTTTTTTGCTGGAGGAAACAGTATTTATAAAGATCAAGCCTACCCATTATTAGTAAAACAAGTATTACCTGCTGGAATGGTTGGTTTTTTTGCTGCTGTATTGTTTGGAGCTATCTTAAGTTCTTTTAACGGAGCATTAAACTCATCTGTAACTATTTTTGGTTTAGATATTTATAAAGCACATATTAACACTGAAGCTTCTGAAGCTAAGGTTGTTAAAATGGGACAAACTTTTGGTGTATTTTTAGCTATTGGTGGGGTTTGTATCGCTCCTTTCTTAATTTATGCTAAAGGAGGTTTATTTAACTATTTACAAGAAATTAACGGATGTTACTCTATTCCAATCTTTACAATTATTGTAGTAGGATATATAACAAAACGTGTTCCTGCACTTGCTGCTAAAGTTGGATTGGTTTCTGGTGTAGTTTTATACACAATTAGTCAATTTATTTTAAAGCCTATGGTTGTAGAATCTGGTGGAACTTACCCTCACTTCTTACACGTAATGGCTATCTTATTTGTTCTTAACATTGTAATCATGTTAATTATCGGTAAACTTAGACCTAGAGATACTGACTTTATACAAGAGTACACTGAGCAAGTAGATATTACTCCTTGGAAGTATTTAAAACAAGTAAGTACTGCAGTAGTTATTATTGTTGTGTTAACTTACATGTACTTTAGCCCATTGGCAGACTTCTTAAAATAA
- a CDS encoding Cof-type HAD-IIB family hydrolase has protein sequence MDIKIAFTDIDGTLLNSEREVSEMLKEQVARITEQNVPFILISSRMPSAMTHIQKDLNIENLPLICYNGGLVLVDGEVVDDISIAPTILEDIADLNKEGKFHISLYNHDDWYVPSMDFWAKREEQNTKVTPIVKSTKDVINLWISEEKGAHKVMCMGDKEHMDYVYSELGKLHGDKLHLYRSKDTYIEIANKNISKLTGIQELLACKYPHLTLEDCIAFGDNYNDIEMLEAVKIGVAVGNAKEEVLLISNAVSDTNKRDGVAKAIKNFI, from the coding sequence ATGGACATCAAAATAGCATTTACTGACATTGACGGAACTTTATTAAACTCAGAGCGCGAAGTTTCTGAAATGTTAAAAGAACAAGTTGCTAGAATTACCGAGCAAAATGTTCCTTTTATTTTAATCTCCTCTCGTATGCCTTCGGCTATGACGCATATTCAAAAAGATTTAAATATTGAAAATCTACCTTTAATTTGCTACAATGGTGGTTTGGTATTGGTTGATGGTGAAGTAGTTGATGACATTTCTATTGCTCCAACTATTTTAGAAGATATTGCAGACTTAAATAAAGAAGGTAAATTTCATATCAGTTTATACAATCATGATGATTGGTATGTTCCCTCTATGGATTTTTGGGCAAAAAGAGAAGAACAAAATACCAAGGTTACTCCTATTGTAAAATCTACAAAAGATGTTATCAATTTATGGATTAGCGAAGAAAAAGGAGCACACAAAGTAATGTGTATGGGAGATAAAGAACACATGGATTATGTGTATTCTGAATTAGGAAAACTTCATGGTGATAAACTACATTTATATCGTTCAAAAGATACTTATATAGAAATTGCCAATAAAAATATTTCTAAACTTACAGGTATTCAGGAATTATTAGCTTGTAAATATCCACATCTTACTCTTGAAGATTGTATTGCTTTTGGAGACAACTATAATGACATTGAAATGTTAGAAGCAGTAAAAATTGGTGTGGCTGTTGGAAATGCTAAAGAAGAGGTGCTATTAATTTCTAATGCTGTTTCGGATACTAATAAAAGAGATGGTGTAGCAAAGGCCATCAAAAACTTTATTTAA